Part of the Candidatus Omnitrophota bacterium genome, CCAGGGATTTTTCTCAAGCAATGGTTCCGCTGGCTTATATTTTTCTTGTTTCTCAGTTTTTTAGCATTCCGTGTAACCAAGGCAGGCGCAAGCTTAATTGCTATAGGGATAATCTTCATTATAACTTGCCTAGTTACAACAATTATCTCGGTCATATTAGGTATTTCACTAAAACACAGAAGTTGGTGCGCTATTTGCCCAATGGGGACTCTCCAGGAAAAGATCGGCAAAATACATCAGTTCAAAGTAAAGAGCCAGCCTAAATAATGAAACCAGCACCTCGTTTGATCTTTCAGCTTTCTTAATTCCACTTGTTTATAAAACTTTAATGATTATAATATAAATAAAAGGGAAAATTTATACGTTCGCGGCCACAAACCCGCACCTTTCAAGTTGCGGATGGAGTGTGTACGCTCAGTATTTCGCTCCAAGAAACCTCGGGCTTTAACCCAAGGAGCTTCATTTGTAATCCTTTGTTTATCAGGTAGTTAGATAGGGACGATTTTAATCAATCATGAAGATAGCTCTTGTTAATCTATTTTATAAACACGCAATGCCATGTCCTCCGCATGGAATCTTAAGCTTGATCAG contains:
- a CDS encoding 4Fe-4S binding protein, encoding MAKKLQFIMVWFLPLIVIGGFFYPLLGYLVVAMMAFFLTLSFFKGRYWCWHLCPRGAFLDIIISKLSFNRPLPGIFLKQWFRWLIFFLFLSFLAFRVTKAGASLIAIGIIFIITCLVTTIISVILGISLKHRSWCAICPMGTLQEKIGKIHQFKVKSQPK